A single window of Streptomyces aquilus DNA harbors:
- a CDS encoding FtsK/SpoIIIE domain-containing protein — translation MRLTLTVVDPFGGGTADVVLDADPESAVGDIAAELAKQVGVHGGAQVIPLGLQQHHIPANNAPLLYVDGYGVDPSATVVNSPLRDGAVVSLQDPAGCLPGEPTGLVELRVVGGPVAGFVHRLGVGRYDIGSGPASYIRIDDPELDARALTLSVTTDGTCQVAVHTKAESDDGTDRKPAPVTLDGEPIEEEDGGKTDWPLGGQIAVGNTLLELARYSPPNAALKWSDDGIGLDYNRPPRLRPPDRQTKFRLPSPPREYEARPLPWLMALTPLVGAIVSVLIFQRWYYLIMAALSPLLLFANYFNDKKHGRKSHAKQVKEYEEQKQKVEKDAQDALVAERTDRRHAIPDPATVLSLGTGPRTRLWERRRTDRDHLLIRVGTGQMDSEVVLDDPEQLDHKRQVTWKIEDAPVALSLRSLGVIGMAGPGDSARAMGRWAVAQTAALHSPMDVQFYILSENTAQDSWDWTRWLPHAKPGSGQDVNVLIGTDAETVGARIGELTQILDARKKAAEQNKGQGVGFSDPDIVVVWDGSRRLRSLPGVVRILREGPAVSLYALCLDAEERFLPGECQAYVVAEPPAQEYDYLQQAQAQQQVAGGGLPAFPSFQAWHQNTTEDPGQNAAPDKLRLRVEEAGAERIKDVRPDFVSPAWCLRLARALSPLRDISGETEDSALPSASRLLDVLQLEPPTSDAIVARWRMGGQSTMAVIGESYDGPFGIDIRRDGPHGLIAGTTGSGKSELLQTIVAALAVANTPENMTFVLVDYKGGAAFKDCVHLPHTVGMVTDLDAHLVERALESLGAELHRREHILAAADAKDIEDYQDLVRRDPSHAPVPRLLIVIDEFASMVRDLPDFVTGLVNIAQRGRSLGIHLLLATQRPSGVVSPEIRANTNLRIALRVTDGGESSDVIDSPEAGHISKSTPGRAYVRLGHASLVPFQSGRVGGRRPGAADPAVLMPWVGPLAWEDLGRAALVKPKAESREDEEITDLKVLVDTIRDANRSLGIPPQHSPWLPALDEQLLLDDIQVPAFAGGPGKLAPAPYGVEDLPAQQARRPVVVDFASFGHLMIGGAPRSGRSQVLRTLAGSIARTHSVADVHMYGIDCGNGALNALTRLPHVGAVVGRNQTERVVRLVNRLKAEMDRRQNLLADKGFADIGEQRASVAGDERLPHIVVLLDRWEGWVPTLGEVDHGSLTDELQTMMREGASVGIHLVLTGDRTLLVGRIATLTEDKYGLRLADRSDFSALGIPARKVPEEIPPGRGFRNEFGTETQFALLSEDTTGQGQAAALAAIGEAAAARDAAVPRTHRPFRVDSLPSRVSFPEAWEMRDPDASRARLWGLVGIGGDEIVGFGPDLSQGVPTFVVAGPAKSGRSTVLMNFAQSYLTQGVRLVIAAPRQSPLRQLDGTDGVLKVFTGDDIDEDEFEELLDEASPEEPIVVLVDDGEILEDCDAASQFKKLVSRGAERGLAMVIAGDEEDVCSGFSGWQVDAKKARRGILLSPQETSSGDLIGVRLNRGLVGGQITPGKGMLHLGDGELRTVVVPG, via the coding sequence GTGCGCCTGACTCTGACCGTCGTCGACCCGTTCGGCGGCGGCACCGCCGATGTCGTGCTCGATGCCGATCCCGAGTCCGCCGTGGGGGACATCGCGGCTGAGCTGGCCAAACAGGTCGGGGTCCACGGAGGCGCTCAGGTCATTCCGCTCGGGCTTCAGCAGCACCACATCCCCGCCAACAACGCCCCCCTCCTCTACGTCGACGGCTACGGCGTCGATCCCTCCGCCACCGTCGTCAACTCCCCTCTCCGTGACGGCGCGGTCGTCTCCCTCCAGGACCCTGCCGGGTGCCTGCCCGGCGAACCCACCGGTCTCGTCGAGCTCCGTGTCGTCGGCGGACCCGTCGCCGGGTTCGTGCACCGGCTCGGGGTCGGGCGGTACGACATCGGCAGCGGGCCGGCCTCGTACATCCGTATCGACGACCCCGAACTCGACGCCCGCGCCCTCACCTTGTCCGTCACCACCGACGGCACCTGCCAAGTCGCCGTCCACACCAAGGCCGAGAGCGACGACGGGACCGACCGGAAGCCCGCACCCGTCACCCTTGACGGCGAACCCATCGAGGAAGAAGACGGCGGCAAGACCGACTGGCCCCTCGGCGGGCAGATCGCCGTCGGCAACACCCTGCTGGAGCTGGCCCGTTACTCGCCGCCCAACGCCGCCCTCAAGTGGTCCGACGACGGCATCGGTCTCGACTACAACCGGCCCCCGAGGCTCCGGCCACCGGACCGGCAGACCAAGTTCCGGCTGCCGTCGCCTCCCCGCGAGTACGAAGCCCGGCCGCTTCCCTGGCTGATGGCGCTCACGCCCCTCGTCGGCGCCATCGTCTCCGTGCTGATCTTCCAGCGCTGGTACTACCTGATCATGGCGGCCCTCAGCCCCCTCCTCCTCTTCGCCAACTACTTCAACGACAAGAAGCACGGCCGCAAGTCCCACGCCAAGCAGGTCAAGGAATACGAAGAACAAAAACAAAAAGTCGAGAAGGACGCCCAGGACGCCCTCGTCGCCGAGCGGACCGACCGGCGGCACGCCATTCCCGACCCCGCCACCGTCCTCTCCCTCGGCACCGGGCCCCGCACCCGCCTCTGGGAGCGGCGGCGGACGGACCGTGATCATCTCCTCATTCGCGTCGGCACCGGGCAGATGGACTCCGAGGTCGTCCTCGACGATCCCGAGCAGCTCGACCACAAGCGGCAGGTCACCTGGAAGATCGAGGACGCTCCCGTCGCGCTCTCCCTCCGGTCGCTCGGGGTCATCGGCATGGCCGGTCCGGGCGACTCCGCGCGTGCCATGGGGCGTTGGGCCGTCGCGCAGACCGCTGCCCTGCACAGCCCGATGGACGTGCAGTTCTACATCCTCAGTGAGAACACCGCGCAGGACAGCTGGGACTGGACCCGCTGGCTGCCGCACGCCAAGCCCGGCTCCGGGCAGGACGTCAACGTCCTGATCGGCACCGACGCCGAGACCGTCGGCGCCCGTATCGGCGAGCTGACCCAGATCCTCGACGCCCGCAAGAAGGCCGCCGAGCAGAACAAGGGGCAGGGCGTCGGGTTCAGCGACCCGGACATCGTCGTCGTATGGGACGGGTCGCGGCGGCTGCGCTCCCTTCCCGGTGTCGTCCGGATTCTGCGCGAAGGGCCCGCCGTCTCCCTCTACGCCCTCTGCCTCGACGCCGAGGAGCGGTTCCTGCCGGGTGAGTGCCAGGCGTACGTCGTCGCCGAGCCGCCCGCGCAGGAGTACGACTACCTTCAGCAGGCCCAGGCGCAGCAGCAGGTCGCCGGCGGCGGCCTCCCCGCCTTCCCCTCCTTCCAGGCCTGGCATCAGAACACCACCGAGGACCCCGGACAGAACGCCGCCCCCGACAAGCTGCGGCTGCGCGTCGAGGAGGCCGGGGCCGAGCGGATCAAGGACGTGCGGCCCGACTTCGTGTCGCCGGCGTGGTGTCTGCGGCTCGCCCGCGCGCTGTCGCCGTTGCGGGACATCAGCGGGGAGACCGAGGACTCCGCCCTTCCCTCCGCCTCGCGGCTCCTCGACGTGCTCCAACTGGAACCGCCGACCAGCGATGCCATCGTGGCCCGTTGGCGGATGGGCGGGCAGTCGACGATGGCCGTGATCGGTGAGTCGTACGACGGGCCCTTCGGCATCGACATCCGCAGGGACGGTCCGCACGGTCTGATCGCCGGTACCACCGGTTCCGGTAAGTCCGAGCTGCTCCAGACCATCGTGGCCGCGCTCGCCGTCGCGAACACGCCCGAGAACATGACGTTCGTCCTTGTCGACTACAAGGGTGGCGCGGCGTTCAAGGACTGTGTCCATCTGCCGCACACCGTCGGCATGGTGACCGACCTCGACGCCCATCTCGTCGAGCGGGCCCTGGAGTCCCTCGGCGCGGAGCTGCACCGGCGCGAGCACATCCTCGCCGCCGCCGACGCCAAGGACATCGAGGACTATCAGGATCTGGTCCGGCGCGATCCGTCCCACGCGCCCGTGCCCCGACTCCTCATCGTCATCGACGAGTTCGCGTCCATGGTCCGTGACCTGCCCGACTTCGTCACGGGACTGGTGAACATCGCCCAGCGAGGGCGTTCCCTCGGTATTCACCTCCTCCTCGCCACGCAGCGGCCCTCCGGTGTCGTGTCCCCCGAGATCCGCGCCAACACCAACCTCCGTATCGCGCTGCGCGTGACCGACGGCGGTGAGTCGTCGGACGTCATCGACTCCCCCGAGGCCGGGCACATCAGCAAGAGCACGCCGGGTCGGGCGTACGTCCGGCTCGGGCATGCCTCGCTGGTGCCGTTCCAGTCGGGGCGGGTGGGTGGCCGGCGGCCGGGTGCCGCCGATCCCGCCGTGCTCATGCCGTGGGTGGGGCCGCTGGCCTGGGAGGACCTGGGGCGGGCCGCGCTGGTCAAGCCCAAGGCCGAGTCGCGTGAGGACGAGGAGATCACCGACCTCAAGGTCCTCGTCGACACCATCCGGGACGCCAACCGCTCGCTCGGCATCCCGCCGCAGCACAGTCCGTGGCTGCCGGCGCTCGACGAGCAGCTGCTGCTCGACGACATCCAGGTGCCCGCGTTCGCCGGCGGGCCGGGCAAGCTGGCGCCCGCACCGTACGGCGTCGAGGACCTGCCCGCGCAGCAGGCCCGCCGCCCGGTCGTGGTCGACTTCGCCTCCTTCGGGCATCTGATGATCGGCGGTGCGCCGCGCAGCGGTCGTTCGCAGGTGCTGCGCACGCTCGCGGGCTCGATCGCGCGGACGCACTCCGTGGCCGACGTGCACATGTACGGCATCGACTGCGGCAACGGCGCGCTCAACGCGCTGACCCGGCTGCCGCACGTCGGCGCGGTCGTCGGCCGTAACCAGACCGAGCGGGTCGTGCGGCTCGTCAACCGGCTCAAGGCGGAGATGGACCGCCGCCAGAACCTCCTGGCCGACAAGGGGTTCGCGGACATCGGCGAGCAGCGGGCCTCGGTCGCCGGGGACGAGCGGCTGCCGCACATCGTGGTGCTCCTGGACCGGTGGGAGGGCTGGGTGCCCACGCTCGGCGAGGTCGACCACGGCTCGCTGACGGACGAGTTGCAGACGATGATGCGCGAGGGTGCCTCGGTCGGCATCCACCTCGTCCTCACCGGTGACCGCACGCTGCTGGTCGGCCGGATCGCGACGCTCACCGAGGACAAGTACGGCCTGCGGCTCGCCGACCGCAGCGACTTCTCGGCGCTCGGCATCCCGGCCCGCAAGGTGCCGGAGGAGATTCCGCCGGGCCGTGGTTTCCGCAACGAGTTCGGTACGGAGACGCAGTTCGCGCTGCTCTCCGAGGACACCACCGGTCAGGGCCAGGCGGCGGCACTGGCGGCGATCGGCGAGGCGGCCGCCGCGCGTGACGCGGCCGTCCCCCGCACGCACCGCCCCTTCCGCGTCGACAGCCTGCCGAGCCGGGTCTCCTTCCCGGAGGCCTGGGAGATGCGCGACCCGGACGCGTCCCGCGCCCGGCTGTGGGGTCTGGTGGGCATCGGCGGCGACGAGATCGTGGGCTTCGGCCCGGACCTGTCGCAGGGTGTGCCGACGTTCGTGGTCGCGGGCCCGGCCAAGTCCGGTCGCTCGACGGTCCTGATGAACTTCGCGCAGTCGTACCTGACGCAGGGCGTACGCCTGGTCATCGCGGCCCCGCGCCAGTCCCCGCTCCGTCAACTGGACGGCACGGACGGTGTGTTGAAGGTCTTCACCGGTGACGACATCGACGAGGACGAGTTCGAGGAGCTCTTGGACGAGGCGAGCCCGGAGGAGCCGATCGTCGTCCTCGTCGACGACGGCGAGATCCTCGAGGACTGCGACGCCGCGAGCCAGTTCAAGAAGCTCGTCTCACGCGGCGCCGAGCGCGGTCTCGCCATGGTCATCGCCGGTGACGAGGAGGACGTCTGCTCGGGCTTCTCCGGCTGGCAGGTCGACGCCAAGAAGGCCCGCCGCGGCATCCTCCTCTCCCCCCAGGAGACCTCCTCCGGCGACCTCATCGGCGTCCGCCTCAACCGCGGCCTGGTCGGCGGCCAGATCACCCCGGGCAAGGGCATGCTGCATCTCGGCGACGGGGAGCTGCGGACGGTGGTGGTTCCCGGCTGA
- a CDS encoding WXG100 family type VII secretion target — protein sequence MRDAAKHVVKEKEKLQEKLDGLKKYINNLVQSGYVTKSSSKAFDENFDEFVRGTKDTLDGLDGMGDYLTTAADKFEQIDEELAKSARK from the coding sequence ATGCGCGACGCTGCGAAGCATGTCGTGAAGGAGAAGGAAAAGCTCCAGGAGAAGCTCGACGGGCTCAAGAAGTACATCAACAACCTCGTCCAGTCCGGCTACGTGACGAAGAGCTCGTCCAAGGCCTTCGACGAGAACTTCGACGAGTTCGTCCGCGGGACGAAGGACACGCTGGATGGTCTGGACGGTATGGGGGACTACCTGACGACCGCGGCGGACAAGTTCGAGCAGATCGATGAGGAGCTGGCCAAGTCGGCTCGTAAGTAG
- a CDS encoding type VII secretion target: MSDQTADLARIKDSATSISKIHREFKGNANPAEGLGVPTLGDQGLVDVFDDFGDNWKIHRERLMDELEKLAKLLTTAAKAYEDIDHALAEALRGTDAKKSAAKGGGQ, translated from the coding sequence GTGTCGGATCAGACAGCCGATCTCGCGCGTATCAAGGACAGCGCGACGTCCATCTCGAAAATTCACCGGGAGTTCAAGGGCAACGCGAACCCGGCAGAAGGGCTGGGCGTGCCCACGCTGGGAGACCAGGGCCTCGTCGACGTCTTCGACGACTTCGGTGACAACTGGAAGATTCACCGAGAGCGCCTGATGGACGAGTTGGAGAAGCTGGCGAAGCTTCTGACGACCGCGGCCAAGGCCTACGAGGACATCGATCACGCTCTTGCCGAGGCTCTCCGTGGCACGGATGCCAAGAAGTCGGCTGCCAAGGGAGGGGGCCAGTGA
- a CDS encoding putative T7SS-secreted protein translates to MTRPRADEWAVIGESSDPVPGDPEEIASLGRALRKTAETIRKQADEIKALSSVDSWKGKTADAFRDEAEEAEGKLRKALKRYDAAADALGEKVVDGGCFVEYASELHRAQTMADKALRDAQAAHDEHQSSGSAIEKLPKDTADDDPQRKRLEKRQEAATTALERAKKDLEAAKDVRDAAAQRARDSIRFAIDHDGLKDGTWDKFKDWVHDNAGWIQTVLDISGWVATVCGTLALLVGWIPVIGQALAGILGTIALIATLVSLVGHTLMALAGEGSWFDVALDIVGIATLGIGRGALAGAKASSGAAQALGRSAAKKALMQGVKAKPGTAAYNRAVNRAARKANELSGGAYRGKAAAEAIAKAPKGWFPGAQRVADAFNPKMIFKDSVDGLKGAKDLTWSNVRKLGQADTWAGAKPLTDPDLAAAGKGLDRMSDALRADSTVKGATDVFQTQTRIWAGSTAIASTTDALDKGEITGWVGDRVGIQGLDDGVWSATGIKDATTTSDG, encoded by the coding sequence GTGACACGGCCTCGGGCAGACGAATGGGCGGTTATCGGCGAGTCGTCGGACCCTGTTCCGGGTGATCCGGAAGAGATCGCCAGCCTCGGCCGAGCGTTACGGAAGACCGCTGAGACCATCAGGAAGCAGGCGGACGAGATCAAGGCCCTCTCGTCTGTCGATTCCTGGAAGGGCAAGACGGCAGACGCGTTCCGCGATGAGGCAGAGGAAGCCGAGGGCAAGCTGCGGAAGGCGCTCAAGCGCTATGACGCCGCCGCGGACGCCCTCGGTGAGAAGGTGGTCGACGGCGGCTGCTTCGTCGAGTACGCCTCGGAACTCCATCGCGCTCAGACAATGGCCGACAAGGCGCTTCGTGATGCACAGGCAGCCCACGACGAGCATCAGTCGAGCGGAAGTGCCATCGAAAAGCTGCCAAAGGACACGGCAGACGACGATCCTCAGCGGAAGAGGCTGGAGAAGCGTCAGGAGGCGGCGACTACGGCGCTGGAGCGCGCCAAGAAGGATCTGGAAGCGGCGAAGGATGTGCGAGATGCCGCAGCCCAAAGGGCGCGTGACTCCATCCGGTTCGCCATCGACCACGATGGTTTGAAAGACGGCACGTGGGACAAGTTCAAGGACTGGGTCCACGACAACGCCGGTTGGATACAGACTGTCCTCGACATTTCAGGTTGGGTCGCTACCGTTTGCGGCACTCTGGCTCTACTGGTGGGCTGGATTCCAGTCATCGGGCAGGCGCTAGCAGGAATTCTCGGCACCATCGCACTCATCGCGACCCTGGTGTCTCTGGTTGGCCACACCCTTATGGCGCTGGCTGGTGAAGGAAGCTGGTTCGATGTCGCTCTCGACATCGTCGGTATCGCCACGCTCGGCATTGGCCGAGGCGCCCTTGCGGGAGCCAAGGCATCGTCGGGAGCTGCTCAGGCCCTTGGCCGTTCGGCAGCCAAGAAGGCTCTGATGCAGGGAGTCAAGGCGAAACCCGGTACAGCGGCGTACAACAGAGCGGTCAACAGGGCAGCCAGGAAAGCCAACGAGCTCAGCGGTGGCGCCTACCGCGGCAAGGCAGCCGCCGAAGCAATCGCCAAGGCGCCGAAGGGCTGGTTCCCAGGTGCTCAGCGAGTAGCGGACGCCTTTAATCCGAAGATGATTTTCAAGGACTCAGTAGATGGGCTCAAAGGCGCAAAGGATCTGACCTGGAGCAATGTCCGGAAACTCGGCCAAGCCGATACATGGGCAGGGGCCAAACCACTGACTGACCCCGACCTTGCCGCCGCAGGTAAGGGCCTCGATCGGATGTCCGATGCGCTGCGGGCTGACAGCACGGTCAAGGGAGCGACCGATGTGTTCCAGACTCAGACTCGGATCTGGGCCGGCTCGACTGCCATTGCGTCGACCACGGATGCGCTCGACAAGGGGGAGATCACGGGCTGGGTCGGTGACCGCGTCGGGATTCAGGGGCTGGATGACGGCGTCTGGTCGGCTACCGGGATCAAGGACGCCACGACGACGAGTGACGGGTGA
- a CDS encoding putative T7SS-secreted protein, whose protein sequence is MGFNPTPGDTDTVRNLYKKLSSCAKTLEDTHEIVTKLMDGSYWKGDAAVAFREQLEDGPLQLNLKNAAHSIRKAARQLNGWETELDDFQRRAKKLEQEAKDAQEAVDTAKGHAEKAKNDPDLDGKGNRHDEAKKSLSSANTAVEEAQAELDKIIGKAKALAGEHEEKARSRAGKIRDATEKLAPHEPGWLDELGEWFSENLPDILSFTAGVIGLVALFVATGGVAAAVLLLAAAALSASALAMRLSDPEVLSSLKDGFLHGELDSDFWGNLVSVGGDVLGVIPGVAAVGSGVRGAMSALRASEEAVTLGKVLTTLGSKTMSQAKAITGLGNPALDLVVRGARDSAKAGEIVEITSASLGVVTAGYGLVSSAVDSLDNDGAKDGSTGVDGVRSILDGGALIDLAQHVF, encoded by the coding sequence TTGGGCTTCAATCCCACACCGGGCGACACGGACACTGTCCGAAATTTGTACAAAAAGCTTTCCAGTTGCGCCAAGACGCTCGAAGACACTCACGAGATCGTCACCAAGCTCATGGACGGCAGCTACTGGAAGGGCGATGCCGCCGTCGCCTTCCGTGAACAGCTTGAGGACGGTCCTCTTCAACTCAATCTGAAGAACGCCGCGCACTCCATCCGTAAAGCCGCCCGGCAGCTGAACGGCTGGGAGACCGAACTTGACGACTTCCAACGCCGGGCCAAGAAGCTCGAACAGGAAGCCAAGGACGCGCAGGAGGCCGTAGACACGGCAAAGGGGCATGCGGAGAAGGCAAAGAACGACCCCGATCTAGACGGCAAAGGCAATCGTCACGATGAGGCCAAGAAGAGCCTCTCCAGTGCGAACACCGCCGTCGAGGAGGCCCAGGCCGAGCTCGACAAAATCATCGGAAAGGCGAAGGCTCTCGCCGGAGAGCATGAGGAGAAGGCCCGAAGCCGCGCAGGCAAGATCCGAGATGCTACGGAGAAGCTCGCGCCGCACGAACCCGGTTGGCTTGACGAACTGGGCGAGTGGTTCAGCGAGAATCTGCCTGACATCCTGAGTTTCACCGCCGGCGTCATCGGTCTGGTGGCTCTGTTCGTGGCCACGGGTGGTGTGGCCGCAGCCGTCCTGCTGCTCGCGGCGGCCGCGCTGAGCGCCTCCGCGCTCGCCATGCGCCTGTCCGACCCCGAGGTGCTGTCCTCCCTCAAGGACGGCTTCCTCCACGGTGAGCTTGACTCCGACTTCTGGGGCAACCTGGTCAGCGTCGGTGGAGACGTTCTGGGAGTCATCCCGGGCGTGGCTGCTGTGGGGTCGGGTGTCCGAGGAGCGATGAGCGCACTGCGCGCCAGCGAGGAGGCTGTCACCCTCGGGAAGGTTCTGACGACCCTGGGAAGCAAGACGATGAGCCAAGCCAAAGCCATCACCGGCCTCGGCAATCCAGCCTTGGACCTTGTGGTGCGGGGCGCTCGTGACTCTGCCAAAGCCGGAGAAATCGTCGAGATCACATCCGCTTCGCTCGGCGTCGTGACAGCCGGATACGGTCTTGTCTCCAGCGCGGTGGACTCACTGGACAACGACGGCGCTAAGGACGGCAGCACCGGCGTCGACGGTGTGCGGAGCATCCTGGACGGCGGCGCTCTGATCGACCTCGCGCAGCACGTGTTCTGA